The sequence TTTCCAGGAATACTATTTTCGATAATGACTTCGGCAAGTTTTGCTTGTTCTTCCGAGTAATAGAGATTTGAGGAATGGAGGATTTTGTCCATTTGGTTTCGCATGGCTTCAATTAGGTCGGCTTCCCCGTGTCCCAAATTGGATACAGCAATCCCCGCAAGAAAATCAATATAACCTTTGTTATCTTGATCAAAAATCATTTCGCCGACACCGTATCCAAAAGCGACCGGATAACGATTGTATGTATTTAGTAAGTATTTATCTGAGAGATTTTTGATTTCTTCGAATTTAGTTTTTGTTTCGTTACTCATTTTAGCCCTGCAAGTTGTAGAAATTCTGATTCTGCCTGCGTAATTTCTTTTCCAAGAGATTCCCAAAGGCTTGGGATTTCTGATGATTTTTTAAGTTTTTTCAAAGAGGCAAAGGAAGAATAAACCTTTACCTTCGGTTCTGTTCCAGAAGGACGAATGGTGAGTTTGGCGTTTCCTTCTAGTTCCACCTGGATGACATTGGATTTAGGCATTCCTTTAAAAACAGTGGATTTTGATTTCCCGTCTGCTTTTTGAGTTTCATAGTCAAGAACTCCGACAACCTTTCTTCCTCCAATGGTTTTACCGACTAAAGATTCTGTACGAAGAGATTCGATAGACTTTTTAATCTTTTCTTGTCCAGAACTTCCTTCTAAGGTCAAAGAATACAAACTTTCACGATACAATCCATATTTTAAATAGATGGATTCTAAATAAGAAAGTAGATCACCCTTTTCTGCTAAGATTTCTACAAATAACAATGCACTGGAGAGAGAATCTTTATCACGGACAAAAGGTACGGGTAAGTATCCATAAGATTCTTCACCACCAAAGAGAAATACATTATTTTTCTTCACCTCAATCTGCTTCATTTCTTCTGCGATGTATTTAAATCCGGTAAGAACGTTTTTAATTTTAATTCCGTTTTTTTTCGCAATCGCTTCTTGTAAGTCAGTGGTTACGATAGTTTTGACTAAATGATAGGTTTTGGTTTTTGATTTTTTTCTTTCAGCGAGATAAGCCGCCATTATCGAACCAATTTGGTTTCCATTTAGGTATTCATACTCACCGTCTGCACGTCGTACTCCTACGCCGAGCCTATCAGCATCGGGATCGGTTGCAATAAAGACGGAAGCTTTTTTCTTTTTGGCATGGAACTCAGATAAGGCGAGGGCTTCTTTTTCCTCAGGGTTCGGATACTTAACCGTTGGAAATTCACCGTCTGGTTTTTTTTGTTCTGGAACGAGAAATACAGATTTATATCCAAAGAAGTTTAACATTTCTTTCATATAATCTCCACCGGTTCCATGGAGTGGTGAGTACACAATTCCTAGATCATTTCTTGTTTTGGATTTTACAGAAGAAAGAATCCCTGCTTGTTTTAAATCTTTTAAATAGGTTTTAAAAACCACAGGCCCCACTGGTTTTACGAATTTTTTATATTCCGCGGCTGTCTTTTTTACAAATGGGATGGTTGACCAATCATTGATTTCACTAATTCTTTTTATGATCAGAGAATCATCAGGGGGAACCAGTTGTCCTCCGTCAGCCAGATAGGCTTTGAATCCATTGTATTCGGGAGGATTGTGAGAAGCAGTGATGACAATTCCACCACTGGCTTTGTAATGACGAATGGCATAAGATAAAAGTGGAGTTGGTGTTACCTTGGGAAAAATATATACTTTAACTCCCAGTTTGGCGGCGATCCCTGCAGAGAGTTCTGCAAATTCTTTGGAGAGCCTTCTCGAATCGTAAGCGATGACAATGGAGGCATCTTTTTTAGTGTCTCTTAGATAACTAATAAAACCAAGTGCAGCACGACCTACTGTATAGAGGTTCATTTTGCCGATTCCATTTCCAATCTTGCCCCGAATCCCACCGGTCCCAAAACTTAAAGGTACGGCATAAGCATCTACGAGTTCGGAACTCATGCCAGCCTTCCAATCTTCGTAAGCCTTTTTGGCTTCAATCTGGATTTCCGATGAAAAAGGTGATTTCGTCCAAGATAGGATATTGTCTTCTGGTTTCAACATAGCTTACATACTAATCTTTTGAAGTAGAGCAGTCTGGAAATCAATTTTGGAACCTAGAGAATTTTTCATAGAAGACCGGTTGGAACGATTCCGTCTAAAGGCGTTTTGTAACTTAGGCGAGAGTGGACTTGGTCATTTCCGTTTGGATGAGGTGCTGGCCATGGCAAACTTGAGTGGGGCAGATCTCGATAAAATTCCTATGAATGACGCGCCGAACCAGGGTTCCCTGGAACTTCGTTCGGCCATTGCTCAACTTTATCCGGGAGTTTCCCCTGATCAGGTTCTTGTCACCACAGGAACGGGGGAGGCACTTTACTTAGCGTTTCATATTGCGTTAAAAGCCCAATCAAAGCTGGCCCTGATTTGGCCTGCTTTCCAAGCCCTCTATGAAATTCCGAAAATGCTTGGGGCAGAAATGATCAAACTTCCTTATGAATCAGCTTTCCTTGCCTCGACTTGGAAGGAAGTGGAGGCCGACCTTTACGTTTTGAACCATCCCCATAATCCAACGGGAAAAACTTTTTCTGAATCTGAATGGAAGGCACTCACCACTCATTTCAAAGCGGAAAAGAAAAAAGTTCTTTTTGATGAACATTACCGGTTTTTACCAGGGGAAGGTTTTATGGGAAGGACCGGTGTGGATACAAAACATTCTTT is a genomic window of Leptospira brenneri containing:
- a CDS encoding phospho-sugar mutase gives rise to the protein MLKPEDNILSWTKSPFSSEIQIEAKKAYEDWKAGMSSELVDAYAVPLSFGTGGIRGKIGNGIGKMNLYTVGRAALGFISYLRDTKKDASIVIAYDSRRLSKEFAELSAGIAAKLGVKVYIFPKVTPTPLLSYAIRHYKASGGIVITASHNPPEYNGFKAYLADGGQLVPPDDSLIIKRISEINDWSTIPFVKKTAAEYKKFVKPVGPVVFKTYLKDLKQAGILSSVKSKTRNDLGIVYSPLHGTGGDYMKEMLNFFGYKSVFLVPEQKKPDGEFPTVKYPNPEEKEALALSEFHAKKKKASVFIATDPDADRLGVGVRRADGEYEYLNGNQIGSIMAAYLAERKKSKTKTYHLVKTIVTTDLQEAIAKKNGIKIKNVLTGFKYIAEEMKQIEVKKNNVFLFGGEESYGYLPVPFVRDKDSLSSALLFVEILAEKGDLLSYLESIYLKYGLYRESLYSLTLEGSSGQEKIKKSIESLRTESLVGKTIGGRKVVGVLDYETQKADGKSKSTVFKGMPKSNVIQVELEGNAKLTIRPSGTEPKVKVYSSFASLKKLKKSSEIPSLWESLGKEITQAESEFLQLAGLK
- a CDS encoding pyridoxal phosphate-dependent aminotransferase; the encoded protein is MEPREFFIEDRLERFRLKAFCNLGESGLGHFRLDEVLAMANLSGADLDKIPMNDAPNQGSLELRSAIAQLYPGVSPDQVLVTTGTGEALYLAFHIALKAQSKLALIWPAFQALYEIPKMLGAEMIKLPYESAFLASTWKEVEADLYVLNHPHNPTGKTFSESEWKALTTHFKAEKKKVLFDEHYRFLPGEGFMGRTGVDTKHSFYGTGSFTKCFGVTGLRVGWLVAEESFIKRARSFKDYLTHTVSPISERIALGLLSAKENFLPSIQTRVRNNIKEFDSVWKDLPHTRSFTLPDGGLVGWLQLEPGISSERYADRLFEKTGVFVLPGINFEEEGFLRIGFGEKEDRMIEGLSRWRECSDLI